The DNA sequence AACTTGATGCTGGTGGTGGCGTTGGCGCCCGTGCGCCAGCGCTTGCCATAGGGCACCACGGTGCCAAAAATGGCGCGGTTCTTTACGCCCGGCCGCGAGTACACGATGGTCACATCGGTGAGGCCCACGCGCTGCGTCACGGTGCTTTTGGGACTGGGCTGCGGGGTATTGATTTGAGCCTGAGCCGCGGGGGCCCCCAGCAGCGTGGCGGCCGTAGCGGCAGCGGCGGAGAAAGTCAGCAGTTGAAAATTCATCGAACTTGAAAATGAGGTGGGTTGATGCCCCAAAACTACAAAACCCGCGCTGGGGGCGCGGGCTTTGTAGTTTTGGAAGCGTTCGACTAGCGGATGAATGGAATGCCCAACTGTTTGCAAATGGCCCGGCAGGTATTGTCGCCGATTTCTCGGTGGCGGGGCACGGCCGTTTGCTGGTCGTTGCTGCGGTTGATGTAAATGGAATGGTTTGCACCTTCGCGCAGCAACGCGCAATTGTGTGCAGCCAAGTGCCGCAACAAGTCCAATAGTTTCATCAGGCCGCGTTCAACTGGCCGAAGGTTTCCCGGCTGAAATCCTGGCCTTGATAAGTTTTAGCGGTTTGTTCTTGTTGAACTTCCAGGTAGAGCGCCAGCGCATCAAGAAGCATAAATTTTAATTCTTCCATCGTGCGGCCTTGGGTAATTACCGCCGGAATTTGTTCCAGCTGCCCGGTAATCCAGCCGTCTTCGCCGTGCTGAATGATGATGGTGAGTTCCATACGATAACTTTATGTGTTTAACAATTGGTTGTTGCGGGAAATGATTGTCCTGGGCATTGGCTATATCATGAGCCAAGTCACTAGCCGAATAGTTGAAAATAGAGACGTTGTACCGGCCCAGCAATTCAGCAAAAAATTCAGCAAAAGTGCGTTTAGTTAGTCCAGCCATTTCGGCTGCTTGTCCCAATGAAAGTTTGCCTTGTTAATAAAATTGCGAAGCCAGCAGCATTACCAACCTTCGGTTCTCGACTGCAAGTGAGCCGGGTAGATTGAGCGTTATAACTCTTGCAGTTTGCGTAGATTTGGTATATTACTGATTATTCTTTAGTATTGGCTAAGAGATTGAAACGATTGATGCCTTGTCCTTGGAGAATATCTGTTAAGCTAAAAAATTGCGTCGATTTGGCTTCTGCATGGACTTTTAAATAGTAAAACACTGGCCACTCCAAAAGCT is a window from the Hymenobacter nivis genome containing:
- a CDS encoding type II toxin-antitoxin system HicA family toxin; amino-acid sequence: MAAHNCALLREGANHSIYINRSNDQQTAVPRHREIGDNTCRAICKQLGIPFIR
- a CDS encoding type II toxin-antitoxin system HicB family antitoxin, coding for MELTIIIQHGEDGWITGQLEQIPAVITQGRTMEELKFMLLDALALYLEVQQEQTAKTYQGQDFSRETFGQLNAA